One region of Wyeomyia smithii strain HCP4-BCI-WySm-NY-G18 chromosome 3, ASM2978416v1, whole genome shotgun sequence genomic DNA includes:
- the LOC129730880 gene encoding uncharacterized protein LOC129730880 isoform X1: MFSASSVQTVPFASYVNGSYGRSNNCISTKQDSSVAMKPTTSSGSSVPHQSPPPPANEVGSASGGGNGASMKWNSSNSSLSSASDRKSLSPADVDVKVTNGTYDTMNDDSCSTTTEFRNAEGSSDGDDRSVIAGATSPLQMAPASSGSKPTASNGGSKKRRSASTLEGVISTKHHLKLVSKELEWERKFRDDQLSRLLKALIYFEARLQSEHKLIRQQLNEKDDVINRQNCAINRMKRKLGEDAEPDIDLPEVAQYCLKCRRSYYGMEFRCSGTQTGDYRDDGGESVNTEILSLNSVEYASSSEEQDSSLYVRANSFKDARRSRKYTSKRSYQSYQRPSRQSSFKSTTSSSINGGKLPGLSSNVCGLNGVENGNETYENIEPNKNVPKIVIYENYESDKENKDEFKGQDANNYDVVEPSYSNRIDSMHGIRCGLRNDEDVRSSKMGVHRETDEESILYEEQQSTKNANNQQKYTEGMEMKQTIETSDDWYASASDMEDSDSVLGKPYSNAAVNPVLECVNQILLQQSMDGFGENKETPSANDEELYIKAQEPPKEPSQVRSKRVHFSTQNSMVQVPRIISEPTPATNRKDDKSSPTYEIQSIYSNEYEPIGSEQNSYSNYYVDMESKLGSEDREREIAAAEKRKIPPALPPKPANLLKLQQISKQRMVQIKAKSSSGNSDIAESEPDYCSISEIQDSVKCVQIVAEIHKESCEDDYSVVEEEQEETESKKSTDPEESFADVPKLPNVAEIIPPKKESLTKFISQDNYITKSHNGTPKQSTPAKKEGEFREQLSEIIAEINKQSPAIRNASKKHVPVKEVGLRGTSNIPTLALQSKLKPVDKLSFLSKMNSGSSTNLNISAKLNGSLPRPARPLAFKSSPSVRSLCTNLNSSGNLIPTSPTKSATFQSNLKSPNSPNSQKNNSPKTSPSKKQASLIITEDSKLPIQAEFDWYNLDAEYGKPNQPDIIVESDPGTVPEQGEEKQPNDSRSANGHSSEASGSDLENVEYNLDEAYKTITPIVPPPDIIQKNPMTPRNGKIPYNSISFKELMTLNETPKIEKSKPSVTEAVNGNYEHFLDDSGLCSKPIILPRKKRVYYSGPFV, from the exons GTGACGAACGGTACTTACGATACCATGAACGACGATAGCTGCTCTACGACGACGGAGTTCCGCAACGCGGAAGGCAGCTCCGATGGTGACGATCGGAGTGTTATCGCAGGAGCAACTTCGCCACTGCAAATGGCTCCTGCCAGTTCCGGAAGCAAACCGACGGCGAGCAACGGCGGAAGTAAGAAGCGACGGTCTGCTTCAACCCTGGAAGGAGTTATTAGCACTAAGCACCACCTGAAACTAGTCAGTAAGGAGTTGGAATGGGAGCGCAAGTTTCGCGATGACCAGCTTTCAAGGCTACTGAAAGCGTTGATCTATTTCGAAGCGCGGCTCCAAAGTGAACACAAACTTATCCGGCAGCAGCTGAATGAAAAGGACGACGTGATCAATCGGCAGAACTGTGCGATCAACCGCATGAAGCGAAAGCTGGGCGAAGATGCTGAGCCGGATATTGACCTGCCCGAGGTGGCGCAGTATTGCCTGAAATGCCGTCGCAGCTACTACGGGATGGAATTCCGGTGCAGTGGGACACAAACTGGCGACTACAGGGATGACGGTGGGGAGAGTGTAAATACGG AGATACTCTCGCTGAACAGCGTAGAGTATGCCTCGTCAAGCGAGGAGCAGGACTCGTCGCTGTACGTACGTGCCAATTCGTTTAAGGATGCCCGGCGGAGCCGCAAGTACACCAGCAAGCGGTCGTACCAGAGCTACCAGCGGCCATCGAGACAGAGCAGCTTCAAGAGTACCACCAGCAGCAGTATTAACGGCGGCAAACTGCCGGGACTCAGCAGCAATGTTTGCGGTCTGAACGGGGTTGAGAACGGCAACGAAACTTACGAAAACATCGAACCAAATAAGAATGTGCCTAAAATTGTGATTTATGAGAATTATGAGAGCGATAAGGAAAATAAGGATGAATTCAAGGGACAGGATGCAAATAATTACGACGTTGTAGAGCCATCCTACTCGAACCGGATAGACTCAATGCATGGAATTAGATGTGGTTTGAGGAACGACGAGGACGTTCGATCTTCGAAAATGGGTGTTCACCGCGAGACTGACGAAGAGAGTATCCTTTACGAGGAACAACAGAGCACAAAGAATGCCAACAATCAGCAAAAGTACACGGAAGGAATGGAAATGAAGCAGACCATCGAAACCAGTGACGATTGGTACGCAAGTGCCAGCGATATGGAGGATTCGGATTCGGTGCTGGGAAAACCCTACAGCAATGCGGCTGTTAATCCCGTTTTGGAGTGTGTTAACCAA ATACTACTTCAACAATCGATGGACGGCTTTGGAGAGAACAAAGAAACGCCCAGTGCAAACGATGAAGAGCTGTACATAAAGGCTCAGGAACCACCGAAGGAACCTTCTCAAGTGCGCTCGAAAAGAGTACACTTTTCCACCCAAAACAGTATGGTTCAAGTGCCACGTATTATATCAGAACCTACGCCAGCCACTAATCGGAAGGATGACAAATCTTCTCCGACCTATGAAATACAAAGCATCTATAGTAATGAGTACGAACCGATTGGATCAGAGCAGAATTCATACTCGAATTATTACGTAGATATGGAGTCCAAACTTGGATCGGAAGATCGGGAGCGGGAAATCGCGGCAGCTGAAAAGCGTAAAATTCCACCCGCTCTACCACCCAAACCGGCAAACCTTCTTAAGCTGCAACAGATATCGAAACAACGAATGGTTCAAATCAAAGCGAAAAGTTCCTCCGGTAATAGCGACATAGCCGAATCTGAGCCAGATTACTGTTCCATCAGTGAAATCCAAGATTCGGTAAAATGTGTTCAAATAGTGGCCGAAATTCATAAAGAATCTTGCGAAGACGATTACTCGGTTGTTGAAGAGGAGCAAGAGGAAACCGAAAGCAAGAAGAGTACTGATCCGGAGGAATCTTTCGCCGATGTTCCGAAGCTTCCGAATGTTGCGGAAATAATTCCTCCAAAAAAAGAATCGTTGACCAAGTTCATCAGTCAAGATAATTACATAACAAAATCGCACAATGGGACTCCCAAGCAAAGCACACCCGCTAAAAAGGAAGGCGAGTTCCGAGAGCAATTGTCAGAAATCATAGCAGAAATTAATAAGCAATCGCCGGCGATCAGGAACGCCTCCAAGAAACACGTTCCTGTGAAAGAGGTGGGACTCCGGGGTACCAGTAATATTCCAACTCTTGCGTTGCAGTCAAAGCTCAAACCAGTAGATAAGTTGAGTTTTCTTAGCAAAATGAACTCTGGCTCTTCAACAAATCTCAACATAAGCGCCAAACTAAATGGTTCACTGCCAAGACCTGCCAGACCCTTGGCATTCAAATCTAGCCCGTCAGTTAGATCTCTATGCACCAACCTGAATTCATCTGGCAATTTAATTCCAACAAGTCCCACCAAATCTGCTACATTTCAATCAAACTTAAAGTCTCcaaactcgccaaattcacaGAAAAACAATTCACCGAAAACTTCTCCTTCGAAGAAACAAGCCTCCTTAATCATAACCGAAGACAGTAAGTTGCCAATCCAGGCGGAATTCGATTGGTACAATTTGGACGCTGAGTATGGGAAACCAAATCAACCGGACATCATCGTAGAGTCAGATCCCGGGACTGTTCCCGAGCAGGGGGAGGAGAAACAGCCAAACGACAGTCGCTCCGCCAATGGACACAGTTCGGAAGCAAGCGGAAGTGATCTGGAGAACGTGGAATACAATCTGGACGAGGCGTACAAAACAATCACCCCGATTGTGCCACCACCGGACATTATCCAGAAGAACCCGATGACCCCGCGGAATGGGAAAATCCCGTACAATAGCATATCTTTTAAGGAGCTGATGACGTTGAATGAAACACCTAAAATCGAGAAGAGTAAACCATCGGTGACGGAGGCGGTGAACGGGAACTACGAACACTTCCTAGACGATTCGGGGCTTTGCTCGAAACCTATAATTTTGCCGCGGAAAAAGAGGGTCTACTATTCGGGGCCGTTTGTTTAG
- the LOC129730880 gene encoding uncharacterized protein LOC129730880 isoform X3: MVTNGTYDTMNDDSCSTTTEFRNAEGSSDGDDRSVIAGATSPLQMAPASSGSKPTASNGGSKKRRSASTLEGVISTKHHLKLVSKELEWERKFRDDQLSRLLKALIYFEARLQSEHKLIRQQLNEKDDVINRQNCAINRMKRKLGEDAEPDIDLPEVAQYCLKCRRSYYGMEFRCSGTQTGDYRDDGGESVNTEILSLNSVEYASSSEEQDSSLYVRANSFKDARRSRKYTSKRSYQSYQRPSRQSSFKSTTSSSINGGKLPGLSSNVCGLNGVENGNETYENIEPNKNVPKIVIYENYESDKENKDEFKGQDANNYDVVEPSYSNRIDSMHGIRCGLRNDEDVRSSKMGVHRETDEESILYEEQQSTKNANNQQKYTEGMEMKQTIETSDDWYASASDMEDSDSVLGKPYSNAAVNPVLECVNQILLQQSMDGFGENKETPSANDEELYIKAQEPPKEPSQVRSKRVHFSTQNSMVQVPRIISEPTPATNRKDDKSSPTYEIQSIYSNEYEPIGSEQNSYSNYYVDMESKLGSEDREREIAAAEKRKIPPALPPKPANLLKLQQISKQRMVQIKAKSSSGNSDIAESEPDYCSISEIQDSVKCVQIVAEIHKESCEDDYSVVEEEQEETESKKSTDPEESFADVPKLPNVAEIIPPKKESLTKFISQDNYITKSHNGTPKQSTPAKKEGEFREQLSEIIAEINKQSPAIRNASKKHVPVKEVGLRGTSNIPTLALQSKLKPVDKLSFLSKMNSGSSTNLNISAKLNGSLPRPARPLAFKSSPSVRSLCTNLNSSGNLIPTSPTKSATFQSNLKSPNSPNSQKNNSPKTSPSKKQASLIITEDSKLPIQAEFDWYNLDAEYGKPNQPDIIVESDPGTVPEQGEEKQPNDSRSANGHSSEASGSDLENVEYNLDEAYKTITPIVPPPDIIQKNPMTPRNGKIPYNSISFKELMTLNETPKIEKSKPSVTEAVNGNYEHFLDDSGLCSKPIILPRKKRVYYSGPFV; the protein is encoded by the exons ATG GTGACGAACGGTACTTACGATACCATGAACGACGATAGCTGCTCTACGACGACGGAGTTCCGCAACGCGGAAGGCAGCTCCGATGGTGACGATCGGAGTGTTATCGCAGGAGCAACTTCGCCACTGCAAATGGCTCCTGCCAGTTCCGGAAGCAAACCGACGGCGAGCAACGGCGGAAGTAAGAAGCGACGGTCTGCTTCAACCCTGGAAGGAGTTATTAGCACTAAGCACCACCTGAAACTAGTCAGTAAGGAGTTGGAATGGGAGCGCAAGTTTCGCGATGACCAGCTTTCAAGGCTACTGAAAGCGTTGATCTATTTCGAAGCGCGGCTCCAAAGTGAACACAAACTTATCCGGCAGCAGCTGAATGAAAAGGACGACGTGATCAATCGGCAGAACTGTGCGATCAACCGCATGAAGCGAAAGCTGGGCGAAGATGCTGAGCCGGATATTGACCTGCCCGAGGTGGCGCAGTATTGCCTGAAATGCCGTCGCAGCTACTACGGGATGGAATTCCGGTGCAGTGGGACACAAACTGGCGACTACAGGGATGACGGTGGGGAGAGTGTAAATACGG AGATACTCTCGCTGAACAGCGTAGAGTATGCCTCGTCAAGCGAGGAGCAGGACTCGTCGCTGTACGTACGTGCCAATTCGTTTAAGGATGCCCGGCGGAGCCGCAAGTACACCAGCAAGCGGTCGTACCAGAGCTACCAGCGGCCATCGAGACAGAGCAGCTTCAAGAGTACCACCAGCAGCAGTATTAACGGCGGCAAACTGCCGGGACTCAGCAGCAATGTTTGCGGTCTGAACGGGGTTGAGAACGGCAACGAAACTTACGAAAACATCGAACCAAATAAGAATGTGCCTAAAATTGTGATTTATGAGAATTATGAGAGCGATAAGGAAAATAAGGATGAATTCAAGGGACAGGATGCAAATAATTACGACGTTGTAGAGCCATCCTACTCGAACCGGATAGACTCAATGCATGGAATTAGATGTGGTTTGAGGAACGACGAGGACGTTCGATCTTCGAAAATGGGTGTTCACCGCGAGACTGACGAAGAGAGTATCCTTTACGAGGAACAACAGAGCACAAAGAATGCCAACAATCAGCAAAAGTACACGGAAGGAATGGAAATGAAGCAGACCATCGAAACCAGTGACGATTGGTACGCAAGTGCCAGCGATATGGAGGATTCGGATTCGGTGCTGGGAAAACCCTACAGCAATGCGGCTGTTAATCCCGTTTTGGAGTGTGTTAACCAA ATACTACTTCAACAATCGATGGACGGCTTTGGAGAGAACAAAGAAACGCCCAGTGCAAACGATGAAGAGCTGTACATAAAGGCTCAGGAACCACCGAAGGAACCTTCTCAAGTGCGCTCGAAAAGAGTACACTTTTCCACCCAAAACAGTATGGTTCAAGTGCCACGTATTATATCAGAACCTACGCCAGCCACTAATCGGAAGGATGACAAATCTTCTCCGACCTATGAAATACAAAGCATCTATAGTAATGAGTACGAACCGATTGGATCAGAGCAGAATTCATACTCGAATTATTACGTAGATATGGAGTCCAAACTTGGATCGGAAGATCGGGAGCGGGAAATCGCGGCAGCTGAAAAGCGTAAAATTCCACCCGCTCTACCACCCAAACCGGCAAACCTTCTTAAGCTGCAACAGATATCGAAACAACGAATGGTTCAAATCAAAGCGAAAAGTTCCTCCGGTAATAGCGACATAGCCGAATCTGAGCCAGATTACTGTTCCATCAGTGAAATCCAAGATTCGGTAAAATGTGTTCAAATAGTGGCCGAAATTCATAAAGAATCTTGCGAAGACGATTACTCGGTTGTTGAAGAGGAGCAAGAGGAAACCGAAAGCAAGAAGAGTACTGATCCGGAGGAATCTTTCGCCGATGTTCCGAAGCTTCCGAATGTTGCGGAAATAATTCCTCCAAAAAAAGAATCGTTGACCAAGTTCATCAGTCAAGATAATTACATAACAAAATCGCACAATGGGACTCCCAAGCAAAGCACACCCGCTAAAAAGGAAGGCGAGTTCCGAGAGCAATTGTCAGAAATCATAGCAGAAATTAATAAGCAATCGCCGGCGATCAGGAACGCCTCCAAGAAACACGTTCCTGTGAAAGAGGTGGGACTCCGGGGTACCAGTAATATTCCAACTCTTGCGTTGCAGTCAAAGCTCAAACCAGTAGATAAGTTGAGTTTTCTTAGCAAAATGAACTCTGGCTCTTCAACAAATCTCAACATAAGCGCCAAACTAAATGGTTCACTGCCAAGACCTGCCAGACCCTTGGCATTCAAATCTAGCCCGTCAGTTAGATCTCTATGCACCAACCTGAATTCATCTGGCAATTTAATTCCAACAAGTCCCACCAAATCTGCTACATTTCAATCAAACTTAAAGTCTCcaaactcgccaaattcacaGAAAAACAATTCACCGAAAACTTCTCCTTCGAAGAAACAAGCCTCCTTAATCATAACCGAAGACAGTAAGTTGCCAATCCAGGCGGAATTCGATTGGTACAATTTGGACGCTGAGTATGGGAAACCAAATCAACCGGACATCATCGTAGAGTCAGATCCCGGGACTGTTCCCGAGCAGGGGGAGGAGAAACAGCCAAACGACAGTCGCTCCGCCAATGGACACAGTTCGGAAGCAAGCGGAAGTGATCTGGAGAACGTGGAATACAATCTGGACGAGGCGTACAAAACAATCACCCCGATTGTGCCACCACCGGACATTATCCAGAAGAACCCGATGACCCCGCGGAATGGGAAAATCCCGTACAATAGCATATCTTTTAAGGAGCTGATGACGTTGAATGAAACACCTAAAATCGAGAAGAGTAAACCATCGGTGACGGAGGCGGTGAACGGGAACTACGAACACTTCCTAGACGATTCGGGGCTTTGCTCGAAACCTATAATTTTGCCGCGGAAAAAGAGGGTCTACTATTCGGGGCCGTTTGTTTAG
- the LOC129730880 gene encoding uncharacterized protein LOC129730880 isoform X2, producing MSRGHCHYFLTPTVVQGETIMYPTPSTLSCPHGMWTAPYRKNTVPNFYCLSLRVTNGTYDTMNDDSCSTTTEFRNAEGSSDGDDRSVIAGATSPLQMAPASSGSKPTASNGGSKKRRSASTLEGVISTKHHLKLVSKELEWERKFRDDQLSRLLKALIYFEARLQSEHKLIRQQLNEKDDVINRQNCAINRMKRKLGEDAEPDIDLPEVAQYCLKCRRSYYGMEFRCSGTQTGDYRDDGGESVNTEILSLNSVEYASSSEEQDSSLYVRANSFKDARRSRKYTSKRSYQSYQRPSRQSSFKSTTSSSINGGKLPGLSSNVCGLNGVENGNETYENIEPNKNVPKIVIYENYESDKENKDEFKGQDANNYDVVEPSYSNRIDSMHGIRCGLRNDEDVRSSKMGVHRETDEESILYEEQQSTKNANNQQKYTEGMEMKQTIETSDDWYASASDMEDSDSVLGKPYSNAAVNPVLECVNQILLQQSMDGFGENKETPSANDEELYIKAQEPPKEPSQVRSKRVHFSTQNSMVQVPRIISEPTPATNRKDDKSSPTYEIQSIYSNEYEPIGSEQNSYSNYYVDMESKLGSEDREREIAAAEKRKIPPALPPKPANLLKLQQISKQRMVQIKAKSSSGNSDIAESEPDYCSISEIQDSVKCVQIVAEIHKESCEDDYSVVEEEQEETESKKSTDPEESFADVPKLPNVAEIIPPKKESLTKFISQDNYITKSHNGTPKQSTPAKKEGEFREQLSEIIAEINKQSPAIRNASKKHVPVKEVGLRGTSNIPTLALQSKLKPVDKLSFLSKMNSGSSTNLNISAKLNGSLPRPARPLAFKSSPSVRSLCTNLNSSGNLIPTSPTKSATFQSNLKSPNSPNSQKNNSPKTSPSKKQASLIITEDSKLPIQAEFDWYNLDAEYGKPNQPDIIVESDPGTVPEQGEEKQPNDSRSANGHSSEASGSDLENVEYNLDEAYKTITPIVPPPDIIQKNPMTPRNGKIPYNSISFKELMTLNETPKIEKSKPSVTEAVNGNYEHFLDDSGLCSKPIILPRKKRVYYSGPFV from the exons GTGACGAACGGTACTTACGATACCATGAACGACGATAGCTGCTCTACGACGACGGAGTTCCGCAACGCGGAAGGCAGCTCCGATGGTGACGATCGGAGTGTTATCGCAGGAGCAACTTCGCCACTGCAAATGGCTCCTGCCAGTTCCGGAAGCAAACCGACGGCGAGCAACGGCGGAAGTAAGAAGCGACGGTCTGCTTCAACCCTGGAAGGAGTTATTAGCACTAAGCACCACCTGAAACTAGTCAGTAAGGAGTTGGAATGGGAGCGCAAGTTTCGCGATGACCAGCTTTCAAGGCTACTGAAAGCGTTGATCTATTTCGAAGCGCGGCTCCAAAGTGAACACAAACTTATCCGGCAGCAGCTGAATGAAAAGGACGACGTGATCAATCGGCAGAACTGTGCGATCAACCGCATGAAGCGAAAGCTGGGCGAAGATGCTGAGCCGGATATTGACCTGCCCGAGGTGGCGCAGTATTGCCTGAAATGCCGTCGCAGCTACTACGGGATGGAATTCCGGTGCAGTGGGACACAAACTGGCGACTACAGGGATGACGGTGGGGAGAGTGTAAATACGG AGATACTCTCGCTGAACAGCGTAGAGTATGCCTCGTCAAGCGAGGAGCAGGACTCGTCGCTGTACGTACGTGCCAATTCGTTTAAGGATGCCCGGCGGAGCCGCAAGTACACCAGCAAGCGGTCGTACCAGAGCTACCAGCGGCCATCGAGACAGAGCAGCTTCAAGAGTACCACCAGCAGCAGTATTAACGGCGGCAAACTGCCGGGACTCAGCAGCAATGTTTGCGGTCTGAACGGGGTTGAGAACGGCAACGAAACTTACGAAAACATCGAACCAAATAAGAATGTGCCTAAAATTGTGATTTATGAGAATTATGAGAGCGATAAGGAAAATAAGGATGAATTCAAGGGACAGGATGCAAATAATTACGACGTTGTAGAGCCATCCTACTCGAACCGGATAGACTCAATGCATGGAATTAGATGTGGTTTGAGGAACGACGAGGACGTTCGATCTTCGAAAATGGGTGTTCACCGCGAGACTGACGAAGAGAGTATCCTTTACGAGGAACAACAGAGCACAAAGAATGCCAACAATCAGCAAAAGTACACGGAAGGAATGGAAATGAAGCAGACCATCGAAACCAGTGACGATTGGTACGCAAGTGCCAGCGATATGGAGGATTCGGATTCGGTGCTGGGAAAACCCTACAGCAATGCGGCTGTTAATCCCGTTTTGGAGTGTGTTAACCAA ATACTACTTCAACAATCGATGGACGGCTTTGGAGAGAACAAAGAAACGCCCAGTGCAAACGATGAAGAGCTGTACATAAAGGCTCAGGAACCACCGAAGGAACCTTCTCAAGTGCGCTCGAAAAGAGTACACTTTTCCACCCAAAACAGTATGGTTCAAGTGCCACGTATTATATCAGAACCTACGCCAGCCACTAATCGGAAGGATGACAAATCTTCTCCGACCTATGAAATACAAAGCATCTATAGTAATGAGTACGAACCGATTGGATCAGAGCAGAATTCATACTCGAATTATTACGTAGATATGGAGTCCAAACTTGGATCGGAAGATCGGGAGCGGGAAATCGCGGCAGCTGAAAAGCGTAAAATTCCACCCGCTCTACCACCCAAACCGGCAAACCTTCTTAAGCTGCAACAGATATCGAAACAACGAATGGTTCAAATCAAAGCGAAAAGTTCCTCCGGTAATAGCGACATAGCCGAATCTGAGCCAGATTACTGTTCCATCAGTGAAATCCAAGATTCGGTAAAATGTGTTCAAATAGTGGCCGAAATTCATAAAGAATCTTGCGAAGACGATTACTCGGTTGTTGAAGAGGAGCAAGAGGAAACCGAAAGCAAGAAGAGTACTGATCCGGAGGAATCTTTCGCCGATGTTCCGAAGCTTCCGAATGTTGCGGAAATAATTCCTCCAAAAAAAGAATCGTTGACCAAGTTCATCAGTCAAGATAATTACATAACAAAATCGCACAATGGGACTCCCAAGCAAAGCACACCCGCTAAAAAGGAAGGCGAGTTCCGAGAGCAATTGTCAGAAATCATAGCAGAAATTAATAAGCAATCGCCGGCGATCAGGAACGCCTCCAAGAAACACGTTCCTGTGAAAGAGGTGGGACTCCGGGGTACCAGTAATATTCCAACTCTTGCGTTGCAGTCAAAGCTCAAACCAGTAGATAAGTTGAGTTTTCTTAGCAAAATGAACTCTGGCTCTTCAACAAATCTCAACATAAGCGCCAAACTAAATGGTTCACTGCCAAGACCTGCCAGACCCTTGGCATTCAAATCTAGCCCGTCAGTTAGATCTCTATGCACCAACCTGAATTCATCTGGCAATTTAATTCCAACAAGTCCCACCAAATCTGCTACATTTCAATCAAACTTAAAGTCTCcaaactcgccaaattcacaGAAAAACAATTCACCGAAAACTTCTCCTTCGAAGAAACAAGCCTCCTTAATCATAACCGAAGACAGTAAGTTGCCAATCCAGGCGGAATTCGATTGGTACAATTTGGACGCTGAGTATGGGAAACCAAATCAACCGGACATCATCGTAGAGTCAGATCCCGGGACTGTTCCCGAGCAGGGGGAGGAGAAACAGCCAAACGACAGTCGCTCCGCCAATGGACACAGTTCGGAAGCAAGCGGAAGTGATCTGGAGAACGTGGAATACAATCTGGACGAGGCGTACAAAACAATCACCCCGATTGTGCCACCACCGGACATTATCCAGAAGAACCCGATGACCCCGCGGAATGGGAAAATCCCGTACAATAGCATATCTTTTAAGGAGCTGATGACGTTGAATGAAACACCTAAAATCGAGAAGAGTAAACCATCGGTGACGGAGGCGGTGAACGGGAACTACGAACACTTCCTAGACGATTCGGGGCTTTGCTCGAAACCTATAATTTTGCCGCGGAAAAAGAGGGTCTACTATTCGGGGCCGTTTGTTTAG